A window from Gossypium raimondii isolate GPD5lz chromosome 7, ASM2569854v1, whole genome shotgun sequence encodes these proteins:
- the LOC105769121 gene encoding phenolic glucoside malonyltransferase 1 — protein sequence MDMVFHNQRNRMEILEVTQVAPTSNSPESTTEFRLPLTFCDIFWFKLPPVERLFFYQLDELTPACFNSVILPKLKRSLSLTLDHYLPLAGNLKWPPNEPKPIILYTPNDGVSLIVAHSDADFNILSSDGVYDASELHPLKPDLVTSDVSSSAIAVQLTLFPNKGFCIGITAHHAVLDGQTTTMFIKSWAYICKQGNEENSPLPPELTPFFDRSVVKGPDGLDMLYLNQWLASSGSDSDTSKKSLKITTSAGGGAASDLVRATFEITREDFKKLRERVLPKLSDSGKEVHLSTFVLSFAYVTTCMVKARGGDGDRKVAFAFTADCRPRLNPPVSQNYFGNCNRPKFEVAKARDFLDENGFVFAVQKASGMVKALMERWVLEGMEKILSDCFDVLKEASESKLQIISVAGSPRFGVYGTDFGWGKPHKVVIVSIDKSGAISMAESRDGSGGVEIGLALHKHEMNNFSWLFPRCV from the coding sequence atgGATATGGTTTTTCATAATCAACGAAACAGAATGGAAATTCTTGAGGTGACCCAAGTTGCCCCAACCTCTAACTCACCAGAATCAACGACTGAATTCCGTCTTCCACTCACTTTCTGCGACATATTCTGGTTCAAGCTTCCTCCTGTTGAGCGCCTCTTCTTTTACCAACTCGACGAGTTAACCCCTGCCTGTTTCAACTCAGTTATCCTCCCAAAACTCAAGCGCTCTCTTTCTCTCACACTCGACCATTACCTCCCCCTCGCTGGCAATCTCAAGTGGCCACCAAACGAACCTAAACCCATCATTTTATACACTCCAAACGATGGAGTTTCCCTCATAGTTGCCCACTCCGATGCCGACTTTAACATCCTCTCCAGCGATGGGGTCTATGACGCTTCTGAGTTGCATCCTCTCAAACCTGACCTCGTAACTTCAGATGTTTCGTCATCAGCTATAGCTGTGCAACTAACCCTTTTCCCAAATAAGGGGTTCTGCATAGGAATCACAGCTCACCATGCAGTTCTTGATGGCCAAACCACAACCATGTTCATCAAATCTTGGGCTTATATATGCAAGCAAGGCAACGAAGAGAACTCACCCTTGCCACCTGAGCTAACACCATTTTTCGACAGGTCTGTTGTCAAAGGTCCTGATGGACTTGACATGTTATATTTGAACCAGTGGCTAGCTAGTAGCGGGTCAGATTCAGATACAAGTAAGAAAAGCCTGAAAATCACGACAAGTGCAGGAGGAGGAGCAGCATCAGATCTAGTTCGAGCAACGTTTGAGATTACTCGTGAAGATTTCAAAAAGTTAAGGGAAAGGGTGTTACCTAAACTATCAGATAGTGGGAAAGAAGTGCATCTATCAACTTTTGTTCTTTCGTTTGCTTATGTAACAACTTGCATGGTGAAAGCTAGAGGAGGAGATGGAGATAGAAAAGTTGCTTTCGCATTCACAGCTGATTGCAGGCCACGATTAAACCCTCCTGTCTCACAAAACTATTTCGGAAACTGTAATAGACCTAAATTTGAAGTGGCGAAAGCAAGGGATTTCCTTGATGAAAACGGGTTTGTGTTTGCTGTTCAGAAAGCAAGTGGGATGGTTAAAGCTTTAATGGAGAGATGGGTTCTTGAAGGAATGGAAAAGATTCTATCAGATTGTTTCGATGTTCTTAAAGAAGCATCCGAGTCAAAGCTTCAAATTATATCTGTTGCAGGGTCGCCTCGATTTGGTGTTTATGGAACAGATTTTGGATGGGGCAAACCCCATAAGGTGGTAATTGTTTCCATTGATAAGAGTGGAGCTATTTCCATGGCAGAAAGTAGAGATGGGAGCGGGGGGGTTGAAATTGGTTTGGCTTTGCATAAGCACGAGATGAACAATTTTTCTTGGTTGTTTCCTAGATGCGTTTAA